A window of the Monomorium pharaonis isolate MP-MQ-018 unplaced genomic scaffold, ASM1337386v2 scaffold_159, whole genome shotgun sequence genome harbors these coding sequences:
- the LOC118648076 gene encoding uncharacterized protein LOC118648076 isoform X1, translated as MFSFNYHSNIISDFRMYHCHFCTYTSNSWGDNLQHQQFHKSVSDQFHCGYNNCRKFFKKENNLRMHMIRTHRVSIKTESISSKVRLVNQNAQLICTVLVCKKVFQNYSEFLKHLKEHIRNDVRVNCPYSNCNKAYENVQSFTGHLSKYHRNLCLTYTENDNINNEYENLPVEINALSTDEAPAVSINNNENKDELFLTYIAQFYLKLESQYLVPVSTIDHLAADIENMYNHGWQNILDNVRQCLKQEKISESNINRICKDLTLNDLFLKNNKLLNNKFKRTNYYMHKNTYVAPKKMKLDTDAEGKESFFYYVPILKTIKAMYADKCIEAFLDLPLPSSTDIFQDFIDGKMFKKNEFFAKNPKAIKIILYQDGFEIVNPIGSARTKHKILGVYMSLGNLPDYIRTHINSIQLVALVKEKLFDHNKVYGPIVKDLQILETFGIEITPNNIRKGGLVLIAGDNLGSHVLGGFMENFSFAIYFCRYCIIKHDFFTSKKKCNNSIENTSNKSKSYERKSFELRTEVSYKSAVSTMLINNQNNYGIKFDSVFNQLQSFHVCKPGLPPCLGHDLMEGVVAYDLALIVQELVRKKWFTYERLNCKIEKFFLSPEDSRNKPVKIQPNCDRIVGGAWEIRTLLRFMPLMVYNDVKNSNDPIWHSLLLLTEIMEIVCAPVIHKSFLPYLQVIINEYLDFRTELFMKNLRPKHHYLSHYPYLIDQFGPLIKVWTLRFESKHTYFKRVIRNIKNFINVTQSLSIKHERLQCLLRSGSDMRNLVDVHEPTIFNEELYSDAIRNAIRCANIKFDIFECDKIIFKGTLYKIGNAVVIRQKNYQYGVQIGKICLILTDSEEININIVVERFITTFNPILRFYELMFATENKTYECLNINTLNHVPLHIYTLDTIKGIKLKHVLVNERI; from the coding sequence atgttcagctttaattatcattctaatataatttcagaTTTTAGAATGTATCACTGtcatttttgtacatatacatcCAATTCTTGGGGTGATAATCTTCAACATCAACAATTCCACAAAAGTGTATCTGATCAATTTCATTGTGGATACAACAACTgccgtaaattttttaaaaaagaaaacaatttacgAATGCATATGATTCGCACACATCGTGTTTCTATCAAAACTGAAAGCATTTCGTCAAAAGTACGTCTCGTTAACCAAAATGCTCAATTAATTTGCACTGTGCTTGTGTGTAAGaaagtatttcaaaattattctgaatttttaaaacatcttaAAGAGCACATCAGAAATGATGTACGTGTAAATTGTCCGTACAGTAATTGTAATAAGGCATATGAGAATGTCCAGTCCTTCACTGGACATTTAAGTAAATATCACCGGAATCTGTGTTTAACATATACAGAAaacgataatattaataatgaatatgaaaatttgccagttgaaataaatgcattatCAACCGATGAGGCTCCTGctgtttctattaataataatgaaaataaagacGAACTATTTTTAACGTATATTGCTCAGTTTTACTTAAAGCTTGAAAGCCAGTATCTCGTTCCTGTATCTACAATTGATCATCTTGCAGCTGATATAGAGAATATGTATAATCATGGGTGGCAAAATATATTGGACAATGTTCGTCAATGTTTAAAACAAGAGAAAATATCGGAGAGTAACATAAATAGAATATGTAAAGATTTAACTTTAAACGATCTGTTTCTAAAGAACAATAAACTTTtgaataataagtttaaaagaaCTAATTATTAcatgcataaaaatacatatgtagcgccaaaaaaaatgaaactagATACAGATGCTGAAGGTAAAGAAAGCTTTTTCTACTACGttccaattttaaaaactataaaggCAATGTATGCAGATAAATGTATAGAAGCATTTTTAGACTTACCATTACCAAGTAGTACagatatttttcaagattttattgatggtaaaatgtttaaaaaaaatgaatttttcgcaaaaaatcctaaagcaattaaaattatattatatcaagaCGGTTTTGAGATAGTAAATCCTATCGGATCAGCAAGAACGAAGCATAAAATTTTAGGAGTATATATGAGCCTTGGTAATCTTCCCGATTATATAAGGACACAtattaattcaattcaattagTGGCtttagtaaaagaaaaattatttgatcataATAAAGTGTATGGTCCGATAGTTaaagatttacaaatattagaaACGTTTGGAATTGAGATTACtccaaataatataagaaaaggaGGTCTAGTTTTGATAGCTGGTGACAATCTGGGTAGTCACGTTCTTGGTGGTTTTATGGAAAATTTCAGTTTTGCAATTTACTTTTGTcgttattgtattataaagcatgatttttttacaagtaaaaagaaatgcaACAATAGCATTGAAAATACGTCTAATAAAAGCAAATCATATGAACGTAAATCTTTTGAATTACGTACTGAGGTATCTTATAAATCAGCTgtaagtacaatgttgataaataatcaaaacaattatggCATTAAATTTGATTCTGTTTTCAATCAATTGCAAAGCTTTCATGTTTGCAAGCCTGGTTTACCTCCATGTTTAGGTCACGATTTAATGGAAGGAGTTGTTGCTTATGATTTGGCTCTCATTGTGCAAGAATTAGTACGAAAAAAGTGGTTTACATATGAACgattaaattgcaaaattgaaaagttttttttatcaccTGAAGACTCTAGAAATAAGCCAGTGAAAATACAACCAAATTGTGATAGAATCGTTGGTGGAGCTTGGGAAATCCGAACACTCTTGAGATTTATGCCACTCATGGTGTACAATGACGTTAAAAATAGCAATGATCCAATTTGGCATAgccttttacttttaactgAAATCATGGAAATTGTATGCGCGCCTGTTATTCATAAATCCTTTCTGCCTTATTTACAAGTAatcattaatgaatatttagattttcgaacagaattatttatgaaaaatttacgcCCTAAACATCATTATTTAAGCCATTATCCTTATCTTATTGATCAATTTGGTCCTTTAATTAAAGTGTGGACATTAAGGTTTGAAAGTAAGCATACGTATTTCAAAAGAGTAattcgaaatataaaaaattttattaatgttacacaATCTTTAAGTATAAAACACGAGAGATTACAGTGTCTTTTACGGTCTGGTTCTGATATGCGAAATTTAGTTGATGTGCATGAACCCACTATTTTCAACGAAGAGCTGTATTCAGATGCAATAAGAAATGCAATACGATgtgctaatattaaatttgatatttttgaatgtgataaaataatatttaaaggtACTCTATACAAAATTGGAAATGCTGTGGTTATTCGTCAGAAAAATTACCAATATGGCGTTCAGATTGGAAAAATATGTCTTATATTGACTGATtcagaagaaataaatattaacattgttGTAGAACGTTTCATTACAACCTTTAATCCTATATTACGCTTTTACGAATTGATGTTTGCCactgaaaataaaacatacgaATGCTTAAATATTAACACGTTAAACCATGTTCCTCttcatatttatacattagaCACTATAAAAGGCATTAAATTGAAGCATGTCTTGGTTAATGAgcgtatttaa
- the LOC118648076 gene encoding uncharacterized protein LOC118648076 isoform X2, whose translation MLYNTGNIKQHYKMPIFKVIGQEFSRKTLVVCDNLKDLINTSIQHLGLPNVEYTVVLQDKTEIHDDKVLIALSDSSPTPVTVTLIEKQILCGQNDGLCTDTELNNPENEMLLTVLDSNSIQDQSDIKIIPIILDDTNLSISNDKSNVSQSKDVLSMVDLKEVDPTSTKENVPIIVLLKEHLPYNTPIRYQ comes from the exons ATGCTTTATAATACTGGAAACATCAAGCAACATTA CAAAATGCCCATATTTAAAGTCATAGGACaagaattttcaagaaaaacttTAGTAGTTTGCGATAATCtcaaagatttaattaatacaagcATACAGCATTTAGGACTTCCAAACGTGGAATATACG GTTGTATTACAAGATAAAACTGAAATACATgatgataaagttttaatagcTCTGTCAGATAGCTCCCCTACACCGGTTACAGTAACGCTTAtcgaaaaacaaattttatgtgGCCAAAATGACGGACTTTGTACTGATACTGAGTTAAATAATCCGGAAAATGAAATGCTACTCACAGTATTAGATTCAAACTCAATACAAGATCAatctgatataaaaattatacctaTTATTTTAG ATGAtacaaatttatcaatatctaATGACAAGTCAAACGTCAGTCAGTCAAAGGATGTTTTATCAATGGTAGATTTAAAAGAAGTGGATCCTACAAGTACAAAAGAGAATGTTCCTATTATAGTACTTCTGAAGGAGCATCTGCCATACAATACTCCAATCCGATACCAATAA